The following proteins are co-located in the Cutaneotrichosporon cavernicola HIS019 DNA, chromosome: 3 genome:
- a CDS encoding uncharacterized protein (Beta-glucan synthesis-associated protein (SKN1)) gives MSASGDQSALLPPGTRSPNLDYSQRSSRRYGPAASTDPVPSTASLLGGSAGSRLSSGSRLSAPRSTSTHGTRGGAASSASDGWGWNDPEADDYLHNPDPKRDRKNDRGGSIFTLRGIVNIGCLVLLLLCLITLFAGYPIITTYTDRHQTNNGAFNLGGTNATGQVPLIPGFPSLIDPDTPLAAHSRVGYDGKGYDLVFSDEFNKEGRTFYPGDDPFWTGVDLHYWPTVDLEWYHPSAITTEGGNLRITMTQEPINDLQFKSGMLQSWNQMCFQWSYYFEISVSLPGNNRIGGFWPGVWTLGNLGRAGYGGTTDGLWPYTYTACDVGTLPNQTWPAGSGQTTPPGGMTTSDGDPLSFLPGQRLSSCTCKGEDHPGPNVGVGRGAPEIDVIEGQIDTSRRRGQMSQSAQVAPFDADYQFDNSSAGATIWATDITMWNSYLGGVYQQAVSGLVYVENSVYTGTNGDFNIYGVEVFADKNDESKGYVTWVSGNEKSWTMEAKSTGPNPLSGVSQRPITQEPMYLIINFGMSNGFQQVDFQNLQWPAYMLIDYVRVYQIPDYGYLGCDPEDHPTAAYINSHPEPYNNPNITLFSQAGYNFPKNSLLETC, from the exons ATGTCGGCCTCTGGAGACCAAAGTGCGCTCTTGCCACCGGGCACTCGTAGTCCCAACCTCGACTACAGCCAG CGATCCTCGAGACGCTACGGGCCAGCAGCTTCGACTGACCCTGTCCCCTCAACTGCATCTTTGCTCGGAGGCTCTGCTGGTTCGCGTTTGTCGTCTGGTTCGCGGTTGTCGGCTCCCAGGTCGACATCTACCCACGGTACCCGTGGTGGAGCAGCATCAAGTGCCAGCGACGGATGGGGCTGGAACGACCCCGAGGCTGACGACTATCTCCACAACCCAGACCCCAAGCGTGACCGCAAG AATGATCGCGGCGGCTCAATCTTCACTCTGCGTGGTATCGTGAACATTGGGTgccttgtcctccttctACTTTGCCTCATCACTCTCTTCGCTGGGTACCCGATTATCACCACCTACACGGACCGCCACCAAACTAACAACGGCGCGTTCAACCTCGGGGGCACGAATGCCACTGGCCAAGTCCCGTTGATCCCTGGGTTTCCAAGCCTCATCGACCCAGACACGCCTCTGGCGGCTCACAGTCGCGTGGGCTACGACGGGAAGGGTTACGACCTCGTCTTCTCGGACGAGTTTAACAAGGAAGGTCGGACATTCTACCCTGGCGATGATCCATTCTGGACTGGAGT CGATTTGCATTACTGGCCCACTGT GGACCTGGAATGGTACCACCCCTCTGCGATTACCACGGAGGGTGGGAACCTCCGGATCACCATGACGCAGGAGCCCATCAACGACCTCCAGTTCAAGTCCGGTATGTTGCAGTCGTGGAACCAGATGTGTTTCCAGTGGAGCTACTACTTCGAAATCTCCGTGTCCCTCCCCGGCAACAATCGTATTGGTGGCTTCTGGCCCGGTGTATGGACTCTTGGTAACCTAGGCCGGGCTGGTTACGGCGGCACTACCGACGGTCTTTGGCCGTACACGTACACCGCTTGCGACGTTGGCACCCTGCCTAACCAGACTTGGCCGGCTGGTTCTGGACAGACCACGCCTCCTGGTGGCATGACGACGTCAGACGGTGATCCGTTGTCCTT CCTTCCGGGTCAACGTCTTTCCTCGTGCACATgcaagggcgaggatcACCCCGGGCCCAATGTTGGTGTAGGGCGGGGAGCGCCAGAGATTGACGTTATTGAG GGCCAAATCGacacgtcgaggagaaggggtCAGATGTCGCAATCTGCGCAGGTCGCTCCGTTCGACGCCGATTACCAGTTCGACAACTCTTCAGCGGGTGCGACCATTTGGGCCACAGACATCACCATGTGGAACTCATACCTGGGCGGTGTCTATCAGCAGGCCGTCTCAGGTTTGGTGTATGTGGAAAACAGCGTTTACACTGGCACCAATGGTGATTTCAACATCTACG GTGTCGAGGTGTTCGCCGACAAGAATGACGAGAGCAAGGGATACGTTACCTGGGTGTCTGGCAACGAGAAGTCGTGGACCATGGAGGCCAAGTCCACAGGACCGAACCCGCTCTCGGGTGTCAGCCAGCGGCCCATCACGCAGGAACCCATGTACTTG ATCATCAACTTTGGCATGTCAAACGGCTTCCAGCAGGTCGACTTCCAGAACCTCCAGTGGCCAGCTTACATGCTCATCGACTACGTACGTGTGTACCAGATCCCCGACTACGGTTATCTTGGTTGCGACCCTGAGGACCACCCCACAGCGGCGTACATCAACTCTCATCCCGAGCCGTACAACAACCCGAACATCACGCTTTTCAGCCAAGCCGGCTACAACTTCCCT AAGAACAGTCTGCTGGAGACATGTTAG
- the RPN6 gene encoding uncharacterized protein (motif in proteasome subunits, Int-6, Nip-1 and TRIP-15): MTIQTQGLSTARQLEQANGLRQSDPAAAEAGYRSVLSKQTTDEQELKDQETALLKLGSLYRDGKKMNELAQLVVDSRGYMSTVAKAKTAKLIRALIDLFPPSSRELQMQVTSENIEWARKEKRVFLRQSLEIKLVALHIDAQNYRQALTMTEELLKELKQLDDKIILTEVFLLESRAAHAIQNLPRSKAALTSARTTANSIYCPPILQAQLDLQAGALNADDKDYKTGYSYFFEAFEGFIQVDENDPRALSSLKYMLLCKIMMGLPDDVTALLTMKSAARFAGKDLDAMKAVARAQTERSLEMFKTTLQDYQDQLHKDPLIRSHLSALYDTLLEQNLLRVIEPYSSVELSWIAHEVGQGRDVVEEKLSQMILDQVFFGVLNEKAGTLEVFGEMQSEGLLSGAYDTMKQMGSVIQALYEKATSLS, translated from the exons ATGACCATCCAGACTCAAGGCTTGAGCACTGCGCGCCAGTTGGAGCAGGCCAACGGGCTCCGGCAGTCCGACCCAGCTGCAGCAGAGGCGGGTTATCGCTCGGTGCTGTCCAAGCAGACCA CCGATGAgcaggagctcaaggaccaAGAGACAGCTCTCCTCAAACTGGGATCGCTGTATCGTGACGGGAA GAAGATGAACGAACTTGCGCAACTGGTCGTTGACTCGCGTGGATACATGTCCACAGtggccaaggccaagacggCAAAGCTCA TCCGTGCTCTGATCGAcctcttccctccttcctcacgCGAGCTCCAAATGCAGGTCACGAGTGAGAACATCGAGTGGGCCaggaaggagaagcgcgtCTTCCTGCGTCAGAGTCTTGAAATCAAGCTTGTTGCTCT CCACATCGATGCGCAGAATTATCGCCAGGCGCTTACCATGACTGAGGAGTtgctcaaggagctcaagcAGCTTGACGACAAGATCATTCTCACAGAGGTTTTCCTTCTGGAATCGCGTGCCGCCCATGCCATCCAgaaccttcctcgctcaAAG GCCGCCCTGACTTCGGCGCGCACGACTGCCAATTCGATCTACTGTCCTCCTATCCTGCAGGCGCAACTTGACTTGCAGGCGGGCGCTCTTAATGcggacgacaaggactATAAGACTGGGTACTCGTACTTCTTCGAAGCGTTCGAGGGTTTCATTCAGGTTGACGAGAACGACCCAAGGGCACTCAGCTCTCTCAAGTACATGTTGCTCTGCAAGATTATGATGGGACTG CCCGACGACGTCACGGCGCTTCTGACTATGAAGTCGGCGGCACGTTTTGCTGGCAAGGACCTGGATGCTATGAAGGCAGTGGCTCGTGCTCAAACGGAGCGGAGTCTGGAGATGTTCAAGACGACTCTCCAGGACTACCAAGATC AACTCCACAAGGACCCCCTCATCCGGTCCCATCTTTCTGCGCTGTATGACACGCTCTTGGAGCAGAACCTCCTTCGTGTCATTGAGCCGTACTCGTCAGTCGAGCTGTCGTGGATCGCGCACGAAGTTGGTCAAGGGCGCGATGTCGTTGAGGAAAA GTTGAGCCAGATGATCCTCGACCAGGTATTCTTTGGCGTCTTGAACGAGAAGGCTGGGACTCTGGAAGTCTTTGGGGAAATGCAGTCTGAA GGTCTGCTCAGCGGAGCGTACGACACGATGAAGCAGATGGGGAGCGTTATCCAAGCCCTCTATGAGAAG GCGACGAGCTTATCCTAG
- the ATG7 gene encoding uncharacterized protein (Ubiquitin-like modifier-activating enzyme ATG7 N-terminus), giving the protein MTTLQFQPLQSQPTPEFWASLTALKLDKLGLDDSVLPIHAIVDEGRQISTPGSHHQTKNAQDHSLQHYVHGGVLLSATAFEELNVTTANQHSMVFKGEFKNFNTLEEFRSPQAKKALFDSMVARMIESFTTDQPILNSFLMFAFADLKKYSYHYRFAFPALVSKPAWLVEGGFRQAERMDVDEVRALVAHDSDFSVKNLDAFIVKGTPGQRQLAPITQAKAFFDGIPDKERMVVFHDPSALPNNPGWPLRNALYFLQVHQGISAVNVLCLRQGEASLVGSVSTADSGDPHAKPQAVGWERDHNGALASKRADLGASLDPARLAEQAVDLNLKLMRWRIMPELDLDKVASTRCLLLGAGTLGCYVARALMGWGIRTITFVDSARVSFSNPVRQPLFRFEDCLDGGKPKAACAAGRLREIFPSMNAIGHSFTIPMPGHPVGDRETAHDAKDSVELLERLISEHDVVFLLMDSRESRWLPTLIAASQGKLVINAALGFDSYLVMRHGVGAFESHSKRLGCYFCNDIVAPVDSLTDRTLDQMCTVTRPGIAPIAAASAVELLAAVIQHPLGRGAPAERPGNVISETQPGSPLGPVPHQLRGALRQWNTSIVEGYAFERCTACSEKVSSSETMC; this is encoded by the exons ATGACAACGCTACAATTTCAGCCATTGCAGTCCCAGCCAACGCCAGAGTTCTGGGCATCTCTGACTgccctcaagctcgacaagcttgGGCTGGACGACTCCGTTCTGCCCATCCACGCGATTGTCGATGAGGGTCGTCAAATCTCCACTCCTGGGTCTCACCACCAGACGAAAAACGCCCAGGATCATAGCCTGCAGCACTATGTTCATGGTGGTGTTCTGCTGTCGGCAACTGCCTTTGAGGAGCTAAATGTCACGAC GGCAAACCAACACTCCATGGTCTTCAAAGGCGAGTTCAAAAACTTCAACACACTCGAGGAGTTTCGTTCTCCGCAAGCCAAAAAAGCGCTATTTGACTCGATGGTGGCGCGA ATGATCGAGTCGTTTACAACCGATCAGCCCATCTTGAACAGCTTCCTCATGTTTGCATTTGCCGACCTCAAAAAGTACAGCTATCACTATCGCTTTGCATTCCCGGCGCTGGTCTCCAAACCTGCCTGGCTAGTCGAGGGCGGGTTTAGGCAGGCCGAGAGAATG GATGTTGATGAAGTTCGCGCGCTCGTGGCTCATGATTCCGACTTCTCAGTCAAGAATTTGGATGCGTTTATCGTGAAGGGTACTCCAGGGCAGCGTCAACTTGCGCCCATCACACAAGCCAAAGCTTTCTTTGACGGCATTCCTGATAAAGAG AGAATGGTCGTCTTCCATGACCCGTCAGCTCTTCCCAACAACCCGGGATGGCCGTTGCGCAACGCCCTCTACTTCTTACAAGTGCACCAGGGCATTTCCGCCGTCAACGTCCTCTGTCTCCGTCAAGGCGAAGCCAGTCTCGTGGGAAGCGTGTCGACTGCCGATTCTGGTGACCCGCACGCCAAGCCACAGGCAGTTGGATGGGAGCGCGACCATAACGgggccttggcgagcaAACGAGCAGACCTTGGAGCCTCTCTTGACCCAGCTCG tctcgccgagcaggcCGTCGATTTAAACCTGAAGCTGATGCGCTGGCGAATTATGCCGGAACTCGATCTGGACAAGGTGGCATCAACACGGTGTCTGCTCTTAGGGGCGGGTACACTGGGATGTtacgtcgcgcgcgccctcaTG GGATGGGGCATTAGAACAATCACATTTGTCGACTCGGCCCGAGTGTCATTCTCCAACCCTGTGCGACAGCCCCTGTTTCGATTTGAGGACTGTCTTGATGGAGGCAAGCCTAAGGCTGCATGTGCTGCGGGGCGGCTGAGGGAGATCTTTCCTTCGATG AATGCTATAGGACACTCGTTCACGATTCCCATGCCTGGGCACCCAGTTGGTGACAGAGAGACGGCTCATGATGCCAAGGACAGTGTAGAGCTCTTGGAGCGTCTCATCTCTGAGCATGACGTCGTTTTCCTCCTGATGGACTCTCGGGAGTCCCGCTGGCTGCCGACGTTGATCGCCGCGAGCCAGGGCAAACTCGTCATCAATGCTGCTCTCGGCTTCGATAGCTACCTTGTGATGCGTCACGGTGTTGGGGCGTTCGAGAGCCACTCGAAACGTTTGGGCTGCTATTTTTGCAACGACATCGTCGCGCCGGTGGAC TCCTTGACGGACCGCACTCTGGATCAAATGTGTACAGTCACTCGCCCCGGCATTGCGCCTATCGCTGCGGCGTCAGCTGTCGAGTTACTTGCGGCCGTCATTCAGCATCCTCTTGG GCGAGGTGCCCCCGCCGAGCGGCCGGGCAATGTTATCTCGGAAACTCAACCGGGCTCTCCCCTTGGACCAGTGCCTCATCAGCTCCGGGGTGCTCTCCGCCAATGGAACACATCTATTGTGGAAGGTTATGCGTTCGAGCGCTGCACGGCTTGCAGCGAGAAGGTGAGCAGTTCTGAGACTATGTGCTAA
- the MYO2 gene encoding uncharacterized protein (Belongs to the TRAFAC class myosin-kinesin ATPase superfamily. Myosin family) — translation MAAALVYAKGTRVWLPDSAAGWIPGTVTAVSLPADREPSSVATISVAVDGAPADHAGATQDIKCTLAALQAASEPNSSVLSASPANSSQDVPPPLRNPPLLESSEDLASLSNLNEPSVLHAIATRYEAHQPYTYSGIVLVALNPFSPVPLYGNDILHAYAGKKKGELEPHLFAIAEEALDDMRRGSGGGGVDPTGAGDQTIVVSGESGAGKTVSAKYILRYFASVYNHSRNESNGERRWTDGAGNDEEGMSEIERQILASNPIMEAFGNAKTTRNDNSSRFGKYIEVLFDKENRIVGARIRTYLLERSRLVYQPETERNYHIFYQLLSGAPSKERKDLSLPMDPQQFAYLAGGGPSSSTIPGVDDSKEFRDTQEALSTVGISVERQWSIFKVLAALLHLGNVNITQARTDAVLSDDDESLILAANLLGLPVTDFKKWTIKKQLATRTESVTTNLTAAQATVVRDSVAKFIYSCLFDWLVSVINESLAGENGAGAQRSSKFIGVLDIYGFEHFKKNSFEQFCINWANEKLQQQFNAHVFKLEQEEYMREQINWTFIDFTDNQACIDVIEGKMGVLALLDEESRLPSGADASFANKLHQQLGKPVYKGVFKKPRFNQNAFTIAHYAHDVTYEVDGFLEKNRDTVPDEHLTLLQNASNDFLREAVERSLAVASTASTAPGAKSGAKRSGPAARKPSLGSIFKHSLISLMDTINNTNVHYIRCIKPNESKRAWTFEPQQVLSQLRACGVLETIRISCAGYPSRWTFAEFANRYYVLVNSKEWEGNSDVKAFCQLLLQRTLRDEDKYQIGLSKIFFRAGMVAQLEALRTARLNALVTLVQKNVRRRIAYKQYQDLRKKTIAIQAWWRGVLGRRLAEETRKHAAAVLIQRASRAYMQRRSYQQTRQAVVIIQSAVRGYQARKRYHEGRIVAAAETLQSLFRGRAARKRAAEETKRIIILQTLWRRKLAVRELHALRAEAKSASKLKEISYQLENKVVELTKSLQKRTVENKSLNVRIADLEKELAVWHSKHDESHNRALDLEAKLALPTVPQSKFNDMLGAKNDAESRLRAAMKRVTEQEEDVARLTSQLERATAEFHERQAAIDSAVARHNEDAATMSALRQEVASLKEQISRANALHALTKGSREPPTSPTFDRGLRDFANGLHTAERGNGSTRRRQRRHSTTGHGSSAVVHSDDDGFDFKKSTSNNPRAVSVMYPQGTALRGRDSNGLPTVNDSTPDEVLRLLEDEEGLDDDVLHGLIANLKIPAASLHNPPLAKEVIFPAHLISLVSNEMWKLGMIPESERFLANVMQSIQSYVMQFKGEDVIVPGIFWLSNVQEILSFICVAESDAQQGVAPGMDEPGARELDWEAYERLVGIVKHDLDSLEYNIYHTWMLEVKKKLGKMVIPALIESQSLPGFITSDGSGRMFSRMIGMGGGNNQPAASMDDILNLLNKVWKCLKSYYMEESVMQQVVTELLKLIGTIAFNDLIMRRNFCSWKRAMQIQYNITRIEEWCKAHDMPEGLLQLEHLMQATKLLQLKKATLGDIEILFDVCWILSPSQIQKLISQYHNADYEAPISPDILKAVAARVRPEDKNDQLLLQTEQDEVGPYQIPPPRDIAGLETYVPAWLNVPLIRRLATFVA, via the exons atggcggcggcgttAGTGTACGCAAAGGGCACGCGGGTCTGGCTTCCCGACTCAGCCGCAGGCTGGATACCAGGAACTGTCACTGCCGTCTCCCTGCCAGCAGATAGGGAGCCGTCTTCTGTCGCCACCATTTCGGTGGCCGTCGACGGAGCACCTGCCGATCATGCCGGAGCTACTCAAGACATCAAGTGCACTTTGGCGGCCCTCCAAGCAGCCTCAGAGCCCAACTCGAGTGTGCTCTCTGCCTCTCCCGCCAACTCTTCCCAAGACGTGCCGCCCCCCTTGCGCAATCCTCCTCTACTCGAGAGTTCGGAAGACTTGGCCAGCTTGAGTAACCTCAACGAGCCCAGTG TGCTACATGCCATCGCGACCCGCTACGAAGCACATCAGCCGTACACTTATTCCGGTATTGTTCTT GTTGCTCTCAATCCATTCAGTCCAGTTCCACTCT ATGGCAACGACATTCTTCACGCATACGCTGGaaagaagaagggcgaaCTTGAACCTCATCTGTTCGCTATCGCTGAAGAGGCGCTGGACGACATGCGCAGGGGAAGTGGGGGAGGCGGCGTGGACCCCACGGGTGCGGGTGACCAAACGATTGTTGTCAGTGGAGAAAG CGGAGCGGGCAAGACAGTGTCCGCCAAATACATTCTCCGTTACTTTGCATCGGTGTACAACCACTCGCGCAACGAGTCGAACGGTGAACGTCGCTGGACCGATGGCGCAggcaacgacgaggaagggATGAGTGAGATCGAGCGACAGATCCTTGCGAGCAATCCAATCATGGAAGCGTTTGGCAACGCAAAGACTACCCGCAACGACAACAGTTCGCGTTTCGGAAAGTACATTGAG GTGTTGTTTGACAAGGAGAACAGGATCGTTGGAGCTCGCATCCGGACTTACCTTCTGGAGCGATCGCGTCTCGTTTATCAACCGGAGACGGAACGCAACTACCACATCTTTTATCAACTGCTCTCTGGCGCCCCGTCAaaggagcgcaaggacctctccctccccatGGACCCCCAACAGTTTGCCTACCTTGCAGGAGGAGGTCCGTCGTCATCAACCATCcctggcgtcgacgacagtAAAGAGTTCCGTGATACTCAGGAGGCCCTCAGCACAGTCGGCATCTCCGTCGAACGTCAGTGGAGCATCTTCAAGGTTCTGGCCGCACTTCTTCACCTGGGCAATGTCAACATCACCCAAGCGCGGACCGACGCTGTTCTCTCCGATGACGATGAGTCGCTGATTTTGGCTGCCAACCTTTTGGGATTGCCAGTCACCGACTTCAAGAAGTGGACGATCAAGAAGCAGCTCGCAACACGAACGGAGTCTGTCACAACCAATCTGACTGCGGCTCAGGCTACTGTTGTGCGCGATTCGGTTGCCAAGTTTATCTACTCTTGTCTCTTTGAC TGGCTCGTAAGCGTCATCAACGAGAGTCTGGCCGGCGAGAATGGGGCTGGTGCACAGAGGTCGAGCAAGTTCATCGGTGTCTTGGATATC TATGGCTTTGAGCACTTCAAGAAGAACTCGTTTGAGCAGTTCTGCATCAACTGGGCGAACGAGAAGCTTCAGCAACAGTTCAATGCTCACGTTTTCAAG CTTGAGCAGGAGGAGTATATGCGAGAGCAGATCAATTGGACTTTTATCGACTTCACGGACAACCAAGCTTGCATCGATGTCATCGAGGGCAAGATGGGtgtcctcgcgctgctTGACGAAGAGTCTCGTCTTCCATCGGGGGCGGACGCGTCTTTTGCTAACAAGCTCCACCAGCAACTCGGCAAGCCAGTGTACAAGGGCGTCTTCAAAAAGCCTCGGTTCAATCAGAATGCCTTCACCATCGCACACTATGCTCATGACGTAACGTACGAGGTGGATGGCTTCCTGGAGAAGAATCGCGACACTGTCCCTGACGAGCACCTCACACTCTTGCAGAACGCATCCAACGACTTCCTCCGGGAGGCAGTCGAACGGTCTTTGGCCGTGGCGAGCACGGCATCAACAGCTCCTGGCGCCAAGTCAGGAGCGAAGCGCAGTGGACCGGCCGCGCGGAAACCTTCTCTCGGCTCCATTTTCAAGCACTCCCTCATCAGCCTAATGGACACGATCAACAATACCAACGTCCATTACATTCGCTGCATCAAACCGAACGAGTCGAAGAGGGCGTGGACGTTCGAACCCCAGCAAGTGCTTTCTCAGCTGCGGGCCTGCGGTGTTCTGGAGACTATTCGGATCAGCTGTGCTGGTTATCCCAGTCGTTGGACATTTGCCGAATTCGCCAATCG ATACtacgtcctcgtcaactcGAAGGAGTGGGAAGGCAACTCGGATGTCAAGGCGTTCTGCCAACTGCTACTGCAGCGGACGTTGCGCGATGAAGACAAGTATCAGATCGGCCTCTCGAAGATCTTCTTCCGCGCTGGCATGGTCGCCCAACTCGAAGCCTTACGCACGGCCAGGCTGAACGCTCTCGTCACACTCGTCCAGAAGAACGTTCGCCGCCGCATTGCGTACAAGCAATACCAGGATCTTCGAAAGAAGACGATTGCCATTCAAGCCTGGTGGCGTGGTGTCCTCGGTCGGCGACTTGCTGAGGAGACGCGGAAACACGCCGCTGCTGTGCTCATTCAACGCGCGTCTCGGGCGTACATGCAGCGCCGCTCTTACCAACAGACGAGGCAGGCGGTTGTTATTATTCAGTCCG CTGTGCGGGGCTATCAAGCCCGCAAACGCTACCACGAAGGCCGCATTgtggccgcggccgagacCCTGCAAAGCCTGTTCCGTGGACG TGCGGCGAGAAAGCGGGCTGCAGAGGAGACGAAGCGTATCATTATTCTCCAGACGCTCTGGCGCAGGAAGTTGGCTGTTCGTGAGCTCCACGCTTTGAGGGCGGAGGCCAAGTCTGCAtccaagctcaaggagattTCCTATCAGCTCGAGAACAAGGTCGTGGAGCTCACCAAGTCCTTGCAGAAGCGCACTGTCGAGAACAAGAGTCTCAACGTGCGCATCGCAGACCTGGAGAAGGAACTTGCAGTCTGGCACTCCAAGCACGACGAGAGCCACAACCGCGCACTCGACCTGGAGGCGAAGCTTGCTTTACCCACAGTCCCACAGTCCAAGTTCAACGACATGCTGGGCGCGAAGAACGATGCCGAGTCTCGtctgcgcgccgccatGAAGCGTGTTACAGAGCAGGAGGAAGACGTCGCCCGCCTCACCAGTCAGCTGGAACGTGCAACGGCAGAGTTCCACGAGCGACAGGCAGCGATCGACAGCGCAGTGGCGAGACACAACGAAGACGCGGCGACGATGTCGGCTTTGCGGCAAGAGGTAGCGTCGTTGAAGGAGCAAATCAGCCGTGCCAACGCACTTCACGCTCTTACGAAGGGGTCACGCGAACCTCCCACGTCTCCTACGTTTGACCGTGGTCTCCGTGACTTTGCCAACGGACTCCATACTGCCGAGCGAGGAAACGGTTCAacacgccgacgccagcggcggCACAGCACCACCGGGCACGGCTCGTCAGCCGTTGTCCATTCTGATGACGATGGGTTCGACTTCAAGAAATCGACTTCCAACAACCCTCGGGCGGTGTCCGTGATGTATCCGCAGGGTACGGCTCTTCGTGGCCGAGACTCCAATGGCCTCCCGACGGTAAACGACTCGACGCCAGATGAGGTCCTTCGTCTtcttgaggacgaggaggggctAGATGATGACGTGCTCCATGGACTCATTGCCAACCTCAAGATCCCAGCAGCGAGCCTCCACAACCCGCCATTGGCGAAGGAGGTAATCTTCCCTGCGCACCTCATCTCGCTTGTCTCCAACGAGATGTGGAAGCTTGGAATGATCcccgagagcgagcgcttcctcgccaacgtcaTGCAGAGCATCCAGAGCTACGTCATG CAAttcaagggcgaggacgtgaTAGTGCCAGGCATTTTCTGGCTCTCCAATGTCCAGGAAATCCTTTCCTTTATCTGCGTCGCCGAGTCGGACGCGCAGCAAGGTGTTGCCCCAGGCATGGACGAACCGGGCGCGCGGGAGCTGGACTGGGAAGCGTACGAGCGCCTTGTTGGCATTGTCAAGCATGATTTGGACAGCCTCGAGTACAACATTTACCACACGTGGAtgctcgaggtcaagaagaagcTTGGCAAGATGGTGATTCCGGCGTTGATCGAGTCGCAGTCTTTGCCCGGATTCATCACATCGGATGGCAGTGGCAGGATGTTCTCACGCATGAtcggcatgggcggcggcaacAACCAGCCAGCTGCGAGCATGGACGACAttctcaatctcctcaACAAGGTCTGGAAGTGTCTCAAGAGCTACTACATGGAGGAGAGCGTCATGCAGCAAGTCGTCACGGAGCTGCTCAAGTTGATCGGCACCATCGCTTTCAATGACCTCATCATGCGGCGTAACTTTTGCTCATGGAAGCGAG CCATGCAGATCCAGTACAACATTACTCGCATCGAAG AGTGGTGCAAGGCCCACGACATGCCCGAAGGGCTCCTTCAACTCGAGCATCTCATGCAGGCTACAAAGCTGCTGCAGTTGAAGAAG GCAACTCTCGGTGATATCGAGATCCTGTTCGACGTCTGCTGGATTCTCTCGCCGTCTCAGATCCAGAAGCTGATCTCGCAATACCACAATGCCGACTACGAAGCTCCGATCTCCCCCGATATCCTCAAGGCGGTAGCTGCTCGCGTTCGCCCAGAGGACAAGAACGACCAGCTACTTTTGCAGACAGAGCAGGACGAGGTTGGGCCGTACCAGATCCCACCGCCGCGTGATATTGCTGGCTTAGAGACTT ATGTCCCCGCCTGGCTCAACGTTCCCCTCATTCGCCGTCTGGCGACGTTTGTTGCGTAA